Within the Gammaproteobacteria bacterium genome, the region GGCGTTGCTGTGCCATAACCTGAAAGAGACCGGAAAGGCGGGAGGCGAAGAGTGGCTGGGTGACCCCATGGAGGTGGCCTTGGTGCAGATGGCAAAACAAGTTATGCCGGAAGGGCTGGTCGTCCCGCGCATTGATGAGATCCCCTTTGACGCGGGGCGCAAGCGCATGTCCACGCTTCATCGGGGTTCCGATGGCTTGATCCTCTATACCAAAGGGGCGCTGGAGATGGTGCTGCCGTTATGCCGGCAGGTACAGATCGGGGAGACCGCCCAGCCGCTTACCGCCGAAGTGAGCGCGCAATTTTTGCAAGCCCAGGAGGCCATGGCGGAGCAGGGGCTGCGGGTGCTGGCCTTCGCTCACCGGCCTGTCTGCGAAGGGTATGACAAAGATCATCTGGAGCAGAATCTGATCCTGGCAGGGCTGGTGGGGCTGGAAGACCCGCCCCGGCCCGAGGTGCCCGCCGCCATACAGAAGTGCAAGGAGGCGGGCATCAAAGTAATTATGGTCACCGGCGATCACCCCCATACTGCCAGCGCTATTGCCCGGGAGATCGGCCTGGTCCAGTCGAACAGCCCTGTCGTCATTACCGGCGATCACCTGCGGCGGCTATCCAATACCCAGCTCCAGCTGGCGTTAGACGCCCCAGAGATCATCTTCGCTCGCGTTGCCGCCGACCAGAAGATGCGCATTGTCAGTGCCTTGAAGCGCAAAAACGAGATCGTGGCGGTGACGGGCGACGGGGTGAACGACGCCCCGGCGTTGAAAAAGGCCGACATCGGCATCGCCATGGGGATAGCCGGCACTGATGTCGCACGGGAAGCCGCCGACATGGTGCTGATGGATGATAACTTCGCCAGCATCGTCGCCGCTATCGAGGAGGGACGGGCTGTGTTTGATAACATCCGAAAATTTCTCACTTATATTCTGACCTCCAATATTCCGGAACTCATTCCCTATCTGGCATTTGTCCTATTCAAGATCCCGCTGCCTCTGACCATCATCCAGATCCTTGCCGTGGACCTGGGCACGGACATGCTGCCCGCGCTGGGGCTGGGCACGGAAAAACCTGATCCCCGCATCATGCAGCGCCCGCCGCGCCCGCGCGGGGAACGCCTGTTAAGCGGCTCGCTGATGTTGCGTGCCTACCTGTTTTTGGGGGGCATGGAGGCGGTAGCGGCGATGGCCGCATTTTTCTATGTCCTGCACGGCGCGGGATGGCAGTACGGACAGATGTTGCCGCACGATGATCCTCTCTATCTCCAGGCCACCACGGCATGTCTGAGTGCGATTATCGTCATGCAGGTGGTTAATGTCTTTCTGTGCAGGAGCGACAGGGACTCAGTGATTTCCCGTGGGTTTTTCAGCAACAAACTGATGTTGTTGGGCATTGCTGCGGAGATCACATTGATTCTCTTTATTGACTATAGCCCGTGGGGCAACTTGCTGTTCGGCACTGCACCCATTTCCGCTGAGGTGTGGCTGTTTGTCCTCCCGTTTGCGCTGGGTATGCTGATACTGGAGGAGCTGCGCAAGTGGGCGGTGAGGAAGTTTTTGAAATAAACCATGGAAAAAACCCTTCGTCATCCGATATATAAGATATGGCTAATGCACCAGTAAAGTCCTCATCTCCTACCACGCCGAAAGTGGCTCTGATCATGTCCGGCGGCGGTGCGCGCGCGGCTTATCAGGTGGGGGTGCTCAAGGCGATTGCCGAGTTATTGCCCGATGATGCCAAAAATCCCTTTCCTATCATTTGCGGCACCTCGGCGGGCGCAATTAATGGCGCGGCGCTGGCCATTTATGCGACGCACTTTCAGGAAGGTGTTCGGCGGCTGACGATGATCTGGCATAACTTTCAAGTGCATCATGTATACCGTGCCGATGCCCTGGGTATCATGGCGAGTGGCGGTCATTGGTTGGCGGCCTTGTTGTCCGGTGGGTTGGGCAAGCGTAATCCACGTTCTCTGCTTGATCGCGCACCCTTGACGCATCTACTGAACCGCTATCTGCCCTGTGAAAAAATTCAGGAATCTATAGATGCCGGTGCGCTTCATGCCTTCAGCGTGGCTGCGTCTGGATATACATCTGGGCAATCCGTAAATTTTTTCCAGGGTGCTGCGTCATTGATTCCTTGGCAACGGGCGCGGCGCGTGGGATGTGCGGCTGAGATTACTGTTGAGCATTTGATGGCATCCTCGGCGATACCCTTCATTTTTTCAGCAGTGAAGATCAATAGGGAGTATTTCGGTGATGGCTCAATGCGCCAAGTCGCCCCCCTCAGTCCGGCATTGCACCTTGGGGCGGATCGTGTGCTGGTGATCGGTGTGCGTCAGGAGTCCGAAGAGCAGCCGCCGCGTGTTAAGTCGCGTGATTATCCTTCACTGGCACAGATAGCAGGCCATGTCTTGAACAGCATCTTTCTTGACAGTCTGGAGGTTGATATGGAGCGCCTGCAGCGTGTCAATCAAACGCTCAAGGTTATTCCGGCAGAGTATTTGAGCGAGGGTGGTGTCTCATTGCGTCCCGTTGAGGTTATGGCCGTCTCGCCCAGTGAGGATCTGGCGAAGATTGCCGAACGCCACGCGCACCGCCTGCCGCGCCCGGTACGCTACCTGTTGCGCGGTATTGGCGCCTTTAATCGTAATGGTTCCAATCTTGTTAGCTATTTGTTGTTCGATAAAAGTTATTGCCGTGAATTAATTGCGCTTGGTTATGACGACGCCATGAAAAACAAGGAACACCTACTGGATTTTTTGAATGTAGAACCGCACTCGTGCCCTTTAGGGCAAAAGCAGGCCTAAATGCAGGTTAAGGGCTTGCCATCACTTTTATTGTGCGCAATGCGCGGACGACCTGAGTTGGATAACACAATCGCGCGGGCTTTCAATGGACCGCGCGCATCGCAAAAAGTAAACGTGTCGTTCGTGCCGCCCGAACTGCCCTGCGGCTGAAAAACAACAGGCTGGTGGCTCCCCGATTTTATCGTGAAACTATCATTCACGGCGCTTTGCAGGCGCAATACCATCTCCTTGTTCCCGTGTTTCCTGTCTGAGTTGTCATCGACGAAGACGATCCATCCTTCATGCCAGGCGGAGTGCTTGGCGCAATTCTGTTGATCGGCGCTGGGACAGAGCACCACCCGCGCTCCTCGGTGAATCGCCTCGCTACGCGCCAGGTTGAGATGCGCCA harbors:
- a CDS encoding cation-transporting P-type ATPase produces the protein MKIHHLTVDEALHSLRSGPEGLAESEVRRRLAEFGPNRVEQLRRESLVLRFLKGFVHFFALILWVAAGLAFVAEFSEPGKGMGMLGFAILGVILLNGLFSFWQEYRAEKAIAALERLLPHQVKVLREGKVRVIPAQDVVPGDVILLEEGDDIPADCRLIEAFGVRVNNATVTGESLPQARDVNPSSEEELIRGKNILLAGTSLVSGEARALVFATAMHTEFGKIAHLTQTTGEMLSPLQKEIIQLSRLVALLASGLGVVFFFIGQALGLSFWENFIFAIGIIVANVPEGLLPTVTLALAMGSQRMAKRNVLIRHLPAVETLGSATVICTDKTGTLTQNRMTVKRLFLSGQFYDNAAMERLSDLKETHRPFFEGALLCHNLKETGKAGGEEWLGDPMEVALVQMAKQVMPEGLVVPRIDEIPFDAGRKRMSTLHRGSDGLILYTKGALEMVLPLCRQVQIGETAQPLTAEVSAQFLQAQEAMAEQGLRVLAFAHRPVCEGYDKDHLEQNLILAGLVGLEDPPRPEVPAAIQKCKEAGIKVIMVTGDHPHTASAIAREIGLVQSNSPVVITGDHLRRLSNTQLQLALDAPEIIFARVAADQKMRIVSALKRKNEIVAVTGDGVNDAPALKKADIGIAMGIAGTDVAREAADMVLMDDNFASIVAAIEEGRAVFDNIRKFLTYILTSNIPELIPYLAFVLFKIPLPLTIIQILAVDLGTDMLPALGLGTEKPDPRIMQRPPRPRGERLLSGSLMLRAYLFLGGMEAVAAMAAFFYVLHGAGWQYGQMLPHDDPLYLQATTACLSAIIVMQVVNVFLCRSDRDSVISRGFFSNKLMLLGIAAEITLILFIDYSPWGNLLFGTAPISAEVWLFVLPFALGMLILEELRKWAVRKFLK
- a CDS encoding patatin-like phospholipase family protein, with product MANAPVKSSSPTTPKVALIMSGGGARAAYQVGVLKAIAELLPDDAKNPFPIICGTSAGAINGAALAIYATHFQEGVRRLTMIWHNFQVHHVYRADALGIMASGGHWLAALLSGGLGKRNPRSLLDRAPLTHLLNRYLPCEKIQESIDAGALHAFSVAASGYTSGQSVNFFQGAASLIPWQRARRVGCAAEITVEHLMASSAIPFIFSAVKINREYFGDGSMRQVAPLSPALHLGADRVLVIGVRQESEEQPPRVKSRDYPSLAQIAGHVLNSIFLDSLEVDMERLQRVNQTLKVIPAEYLSEGGVSLRPVEVMAVSPSEDLAKIAERHAHRLPRPVRYLLRGIGAFNRNGSNLVSYLLFDKSYCRELIALGYDDAMKNKEHLLDFLNVEPHSCPLGQKQA
- a CDS encoding GspH/FimT family pseudopilin codes for the protein MHNNKHLILSPHYAATTRKSGQSAFTLIELLTTLAITGIIAISAAPSLQNLLMDNRMVARVNDLMAHLNLARSEAIHRGARVVLCPSADQQNCAKHSAWHEGWIVFVDDNSDRKHGNKEMVLRLQSAVNDSFTIKSGSHQPVVFQPQGSSGGTNDTFTFCDARGPLKARAIVLSNSGRPRIAHNKSDGKPLTCI